A region of Denticeps clupeoides chromosome 19, fDenClu1.1, whole genome shotgun sequence DNA encodes the following proteins:
- the b3gnt2l gene encoding N-acetyllactosaminide beta-1,3-N-acetylglucosaminyltransferase 2, giving the protein MRKWMRVAAVMLLTSSVALIVYTMVNVQVAYTHTDLTDVVKNGSAKISREDVPSKAPRPRAGPPKPAKAKQSPAVARIKVDRVQISEEFRKAIPQNSAFWNRKLHSVLRTLARGENLTRFDLLSGSKCRPETTETLVTNIPDFASYPELYQGFLRGMHCRDSDLLIDLPEKCLLEDETENVTLLFAIKSAARNFEQRQAVRETWGREGLYQGGLHVRTVFLLGRMSADEPDLGKLLSSESKIFGDLLLWNFEDSFYNLTLKEHVFYKWALMHCSKASFIFKGDDDVFVNTQATLKYVTSLHPEKASKLYTGEIISEASPLRNPEIKYYVPQTFYEGPYPPYAGGGGFLFSGPLLQSLYSISWHIPFFPIDDVYTGMCFQALGVSPEKHAGFQTFDVRVEDRENACVHRDLILVHQRNPKQTKRLWRKMNSPFLTC; this is encoded by the coding sequence ATGAGGAAATGGATGCGAGTCGCTGCGGTCATGCTGCTTACCAGCAGTGTCGCTTTAATAGTTTACACCATGGTGAACGTACAGGTGGCCTACACTCACACGGACCTAACCGACGTCGTCAAAAACGGGAGCGCTAAAATAAGCAGGGAAGATGTTCCTTCAAAAGCTCCTCGCCCAAGAGCTGGACCGCCAAAACCTGCGAAGGCTAAGCAGTCGCCAGCAGTGGCACGCATAAAGGTCGACCGGGTCCAGATCTCGGAAGAATTCCGCAAAGCCATCCCCCAGAACAGCGCCTTCTGGAACAGGAAGCTGCACTCTGTCCTGCGGACGCTGGCGCGCGGCGAGAACCTCACGCGCTTCGACCTGCTCAGTGGGTCCAAGTGCAGGCCAGAAACCACGGAGACTCTGGTGACCAACATACCCGATTTCGCCTCGTACCCGGAGCTGTACCAGGGGTTCCTGCGCGGCATGCACTGCCGCGACTCCGACCTCCTGATCGACCTGCCGGAGAAGTGCCTTCTGGAGGACGAAACCGAGAACGTCACTCTCCTGTTCGCCATCAAGTCCGCAGCTCGCAATTTTGAACAGCGCCAAGCGGTGAGGGAGACCTGGGGACGAGAGGGGCTCTACCAAGGGGGCCTCCACGTACGGACGGTTTTTCTCCTGGGCAGGATGTCGGCGGACGAGCCCGACCTTGGCAAGCTGCTCTCGTCGGAATCGAAGATCTTTGGCGACCTGCTTCTGTGGAACTTTGAGGACTCTTTCTACAACCTGACCCTGAAGGAGCACGTGTTCTACAAGTGGGCCCTCATGCACTGCTCCAAGGCCTCCTTTATTTTTAAGGGTGACGACGACGTGTTCGTCAACACGCAGGCCACTCTGAAATACGTCACGTCCCTGCATCCGGAGAAGGCGTCCAAGCTGTACACCGGTGAGATCATTTCTGAGGCCTCCCCACTCCGCAACCCTGAAATAAAGTACTACGTCCCGCAGACCTTCTATGAGGGACCTTACCCGCCGTATGCTGGGGGAGGGGGTTTCCTGTTCTCTGGACCTCTGCTTCAGTCTCTCTACAGCATCTCGTGGCACATCCCCTTCTTCCCCATCGACGATGTCTACACCGGCATGTGCTTCCAGGCTCTCGGAGTCTCCCCAGAGAAGCACGCCGGCTTTCAGACCTTCGACGTCCGAGTGGAGGATCGTGAAAACGCCTGCGTACACCGAGACCTGATCCTGGTGCATCAGCGGAACCCTAAGCAGACCAAGCGGCTGTGGAGGAAAATGAATAGCCCGTTCCTCACCTGTTAA
- the napab gene encoding N-ethylmaleimide-sensitive factor attachment protein, alpha b yields MDTSGKEREAAALMAEAEKKVKSSQSFFGSLFGGSSKLEEACDMYARAANMFKMAKNWSAAGNAFSQAARLHLQMQSKHDAATNFIDAGNAFKKSDPQEAINCLNRAIEIYTDMGRFTIAAKHHITIAEIYETELVDIDKAVAHYEQAADYYKGEESNSSANKCLLKVATYAAQLEQYQKAIEIYEQVGTNAMDSTLLKYSAKDYFFKAALCHFCVDMLNAKLALQKYEEMFPVFSDSRECKLVKKLLDAYEEQNVDAYTDSVKEFDSISRLDQWLTTMLLRIKKTIQEDESNLR; encoded by the exons ATGGACACGTCGGGCAAAGAAAGGGAGGCCGCCGCGCTCATGGCCGAGGCGGAAAAGAAAGTCAAATCATCACAGTCGTTCTTCGGCTCCTTGTTTGG AGGCTCATCGAAGCTGGAAGAAGCCTGCGACATGTATGCCAGAGCAGCCAACATGTTCAAGATGGCAAAGAACTGGAGTG CTGCAGGCAATGCCTTTTCCCAGGCTGCCCGTCTGCATTTGCAGATGCAGAGTAAGCACGATGCTGCCACCAATTTCATTGATGCTgggaatgcatttaaaaaatcagACCCACAAG AGGCCATAAACTGTCTAAACAGGGCTATAGAGATCTATACAGACATg gGCCGTTTTACCATTGCCGCCAAACATCACATCACTATTGCAGAAATATATGAAACAGAGCTGGTGGACATTGATAAG GCTGTTGCCCACTACGAACAGGCAGCGGACTACTACAAAGGAGAAGAGTCAAACAG CTCAGCCAACAAGTGTCTTCTCAAAGTCGCCACCTATGCTGCTCAGTTGGAGCAGTACCAGAAAGCCATTGAGATATATGAACAG GTTGGAACGAATGCAATGGACAGTACCCTCTTGAAATACAGTGCAAAAGACTACTTTTTTAAGGCAGCCCTTTGTCACTTTTGTGTTGACATGCTGAATGCTAAG TTGGCCTTGCAGAAATATGAGGAAATGTTTCCTGTCTTTTCAGATTCGCGTGAATGCAAATTGGTCAAG AAACTTTTAGATGCCTATGAAGAACAGAACGTTGATGCCTATACAGACTCG GTTAAGGAATTTGACAGCATCTCACGACTGGACCAGTGGCTCACCACCATGCTGCTTCGTATAAAGAAAACCATACAGGAGGACGAGAGCAACCTCCGCTAA